The stretch of DNA ACGGTGCTGTCCCGGTTCCAGAACGAGGGCGGAAGCGGTTTTTACTTTACAGGTGTGGATGCGGATACACCGGTTTTAAGACAAATCGAGTGGTATGATAATGCGACTCCTTCCGGAAATTCGACGATGGTCCATGTTTTGGTTGGGCTCTCGACTCTCGTTGAGGATGTAAAGTGGCAAAGGGCCCTGGATTCATTCCGGCCTTCCTACGCGTCTCTTGTGGATCGGGTGGCGAATGGCGTAGCCTTTGGCCTGACTGCGTGGACACAGGAAGCGTCGGGACTGCTGGTGCTCAAAGCCTCGACGACCAAGGCTCTGCAAGAGTTTTCGAACGAAGTTTCAAAGCGAATTTGGAGACCCTATTGGACAATTATCGATCCTGACGTCCCAAAGGGTCATTGGCGTCTATGCGTCGGAACTACCTGTTTACCCGACTTCAAATCTTCAAAAGAGGCTGCTGAGACGGCAACCCTATCGGTGCCACTCGAAGAGTAGTTGAGCATAAGGTGAGTCATGATTCGGACGTGATCGTCCACTCTCTTCTCATCGGTCGGATCAAAACCGCAGAGTTTTTCGAATTCCAGGCGGCTCGCGAAAATGGCAGAGGAAGCACCGAGGAATATATAGAATGCATGAGGTTGTTCGCTAGCGTCGATTTTTGGGAAATGTCGGCAAAAGACTTCAAAACCAGGTTGCACGTAGCGAGGAACAATCCAATCGAGGCGTTCGTCATGACTGACATTGTTCTCGATCATGAAGCGCATAAGGACCGGGTTGCGCGCAGCAAATCGAACAAAGTGGCCAATCCATCGGCGAGCTCGATCTGCACTTGAATTTCCCTGATGATCGAGGCAGTCCGGAACTTCGGCGCGGACGCGGGAGAACAGGTGTTCTGTGACCGCTTTCCACAAAATCTCCTTGTTTGGAAAATGGTAGGTCAAAAGCCCCTGCTGAATGTTTGCTTTGCGGGCTATCTTGTAGCTACTGGCTTCACTGAAACCAACCGTGGCAAACGTTTCGAGAGCGGCGAGGAGAATTTTTTCCTGAGTATCAATTCTCTGCTTTTGACGTTGGTTCATGTAGGGGATGGTACTCTGGGTGCGACGGAACTTGCGAAGCGTATATGACCCGGTTTGAATTGTCTATGTTGATATTGGTGGGCTTGAAAGGGGCGGGTCTCAGAATAACGAGTTTTTGTGAAAGCGGCACGTTTTTCGCTTGTTAGATGACTAGTTAAGTGATGCTTATAGCGAAAGTTGCGATGGTTAGTTCATATTCATCCTCTTTTAGTCGGGGACTCTTGGTAGGAGTGTTGGGTGGTTGCATGGTAGTCTTGGCAGGCTGCGGTGATGCTGTTGAAGAACAGGTAGAAGTTCCGAGACCAGTGAGGGCGGTTCCTGTTTTCCCAAGTGCAGCGATTGCCGGTGGCGATTTGCCGGGGCGCGCTGAGGCGACAAACGAGGTGAACCTGGCGTTTGAGGTGAGTGGCGTTATCACCGAAATTCCCGTTGAGAAAGGAGACCGCGTAAAAGCGGGTGATGTTCTCGCGAAACTGGCTCCTCGCGACTACCAGAATTCGCTGAATTCTGCGGAAGCGGAGCGTGAACGGGCAAAAGCGCAATTTGACAGAGTATTTGAGGCCTCAAAGACCGGAGCGGTTTCAGAGCAGGAGGTGACGAATGCCAGAGCAAGCCTCGATATCGCAATCGCGGATTTCGATCTAGCGAAGAAGGCATTGGAGGACACGGTTTTGGTCGCACCTTTTGATGGAGTCATAGCGACCCTTTTCGCAGATGAATTTCAGAGAATTCGGGCGACGGAGACTGTCATTCGTCTTCTCGATGATTCACAAATCGAATTTACGGTTCAACTTCCCGAAAGATTCCTTCCTTATCTTTCATCGATTAAACGTTTTACTGTTACTTTTGACATTTTTGGGGATATGCCCCTTCCGGCGCTTATCGATAGCGTTGGCTCAGAAGCTTCTGAAGCGACGCGGACCTATCCTCTCACCCTCATCCTCGACCAGCCCGATGGACTTCAGATTCTCCCCGGTATGTCTGGGCAGGCGAATGCAGAGCTGGCATTCGAAGAGAACGGGAACATTCCGGCTGGTCTTCCAGTTCCCGGAGTTCGGATTCCACCCTCTGCTCTTGTTGAGCGTGACGGTTCTTCTGCGGTTTGGGTGTTGGACAAAGAGTCGTCTACCGTGTCTCTCGAAGAGGTCCAGACCGTTGGTGTTTCGGGAGATGGAGTGTATCTCCAGTTCCAAGAACTGGACGGAGTGGACTGGATTGTGACTGCTGGAACGCAGTTTCTCAAAGAGGGGCAGTCGGTTCGGCTACTCAACGAAGAGTAAAAGCACTTTGCCGAGAGAATAATGGGAATTCCAAAATTCGCGGTCGAGAAGGCGACTGTCACTTATTTCACCTCTGCCGTCCTTTTCCTTGTAGGTATTTTTAGTTTTTTCCAGTTGGGACAGCTGGAAGACCCGGATTTCTCGCTCAAAGTCGCTTACGTGATTACTCCCTACCAGGGAGCCTCACCGGAGGAGGTTGAGGAAGAGGTCACCGACTTGATTGAAACGGCGGTTCAGGAGATGACCGAAGTGGACTACATCGAATCGAGTTCCCAAGCTGGCCTCTCCATCGTCAAAATCGAGGTGCGGGCGGAGTTTTGGTCCGATAAGCTTCCCCAGATCTGGGACACTCTTCGGCGAAAGGTGCGGGACGTCGAAGGGAGTCTGCCGGAGGGAAGTGGTCGACCAATCATCAACGACGATGTTGGGGATGTGTATGGATCGGTTCTCGCTTTAACCAGCGATGGCTTTTCGGACGCCGACATGGCGAACTACGCTGACGATTTGCGGACGCAGCTTCTGGCAGTTCCCGGCGTAGGAAAGGTTCAAGTCTGGGGGGACCAGAGCGAGGCAATATACATCGATTACTCTCGAGCCAATCTCGCTACCCTAGGTATCGGGGAAGGTGACTTATTCGCCACTCTGCGAGGGCAAAATCTTGTGGTCGATGCGGGAAGCATTGATATCGGCGACCAAAGGCTCAGGGTAGAAACAACTGGCGGCATTAAAGACCCAGCTGATATCGCGGAGTTGATCATTCGTCCGTCTTCCGGAGAAACGGAGATCATACGTCTTCAAGACGTGGGAACGGTTCGCCGCGGTTATATTGAACCGGCTTCAACCCGAATGCGTTTTAATGGTCGGGATGCAGTCGCGATTTCGGTCTCTGGTAAACCGGGCGAGAACATTGTGAAGCTCGGAGCCCGGATCGACGAAAAGGTCCGGGATCTTCGTCTTGCTTTGCCGATCGGGTTGGAGCTGGATCGGGTCCATTGGCAGTCGGATGTGGTTTCGGATTCGGTGAACAGCTTTATTGAAAGCTTTGCCCAAGCAGTCCTGATCGTCCTGGTAGTCATCACTCTCTTCATGGGCTGGAGGATGGGAATTATCATCGGAACGGCTCTGATTCTCACGATTACGGCCAGCTTTATTCTGATGCTGGCTTTTGGGATCGACCTACAAAGAATGTCCCTGGGAGCTTTGGTAATTGCGCTGGGCATGATGGTCGATAACGCGATCGTGGTTGCGGATGGAACTTCGGCTCGGATCGCTAAGGGTATGAATGCAAAGGAAGCGGCAATCGAGGCGGCAACCCTCCCTGCGATGCCCTTGCTGGGGGCGACACTCATTGCGGTGATGACCTTTTATCCAATCTACGCGTCGACTGACGCGGCGGGTGAATATTGCGCATCGCTTTTTTCGGTCGTGGCAATCGCACTGTTTTCGAGTTGGATCATTTCGATCACAATCACCCCTCTCCAGTGTATCGGCATGATCAAAAAGCCTACCGAGGAGGAACTGGCCAAAGATCCCTATGGGTCAAAGCTCTACCGCACCTTCAAATCAATTTTGGAGGGCGCAATTCGTTTTCGGTTTTTCACAATTGCGATCATGGTCGCCTTGTTGGTTTCGGCCCTTTTCAGCTTCACCTATGTGAAGCAACTCTTCTTCCCGGAGTCATCGATGGAAAAGTTCATGGTTGATCTCTGGGCGATCGAAGGATCAAGCCTCGCCGCGCATAGCGAAGAAATCAGAAGTCTGGAAGCGTTTCTCTTGGAGGATGACAGAGTAGAGGACGTGGTCACTTTTATTGGTGAAGGCCCGCCACGATTCTACCTCCCGGTTTCTCCCGAGCTCAGCTACGCCTCCTATGCACAGTTGATCGTTAATGTCGCAGACGCGAGCGATATTCCTGAGTTAATTTCGAAAGTAAACGAGGAGGGGTCGATTCTTCTTCCGGGGAGTCTGGTGGCTCCCCGTGCCTACGGAGTCGGTCCCGATACTACTTATAAATTCGAAATGCGGATCACGGGTCCTTCAAATGCCGATCCTGGAGAGCTACGGGATGCTGCTGCAAAGGTGGAAGATGTCCTGTTGACCTCACCTCTTCTCGCATATGTCACGACGGATTGGCGCCAGCGGACCCCTGTGATTCAGCCTGCTTTTGATCAAAGTCGTGGGCGGTTTGCACAAGTCTCCCGTGAGGATGTTTCTAATTTGATAAAACAAGTCTTTGATGGATCGACAGTTGGCGTTTACCGAGAGGACGATGACGTTCTCCCGATCATTCTCCGAAACGAAAATAGCGAGCGAACCGGCTTCACGAACGTTGAGGTTCTTCAGTTGGCAGCAAATGAGACCCGTGGTCCCTTGCCTCTCGCGCAGGTAGTTAATGGAACCGAGATTTCCTGGGAAGATCCATTGATTTGGCGACGCGATCGTTTAAGAACCATTACAGTTCAAGCCAATCCAATCGCTGGGGTAACTTTTGCGGAGTTGATGGCTACGGTTCAAAGTGAGTTGGATGCAATTGAATTTCCCAGTGGCTACGTGGTGGAGATGGGCGGTGAGCAGGAGAGCAACGAGAAGGCGCAAAAATCCCTTATTCCAGGGGTGGTGCCAGCGTTCCTCATTGTGATTCTGACTTTGGTTCTCCTCTTCAACGCTCTGCGGCCTCCGGTACTGATCCTCCTTATTGTTCCGTTCGCGATCATCGGCGTTTCCTACGGCCTCCTGTTGTCGGGTGCAGCTTTTGGTTTTGTCGCGTTGTTGGGAGCCATGAGTCTTTGCGGAATGATCATCAAGAACGCCATTGTCTTGATCGACGAAATCAACCTCATCAAGAGCGAGGGTAAAAATGCTTACGATGCGACGATTGGGGCCGCACTTTCCCGTTTGCGGCCGGTTGCTCTTGCTGCTGCGACGACGGTCCTCGGAGTGATTCCTCTTTTAACCGATGTCTTCTGGGTGGGCCTATCAGTCACCATCATGGCTGGGCTGAGTTTTGGAACGATTGTGACGATGATTCTCCTGCCAACCTTCTATTGCACTTTCTACAACGCAAGGGCTGAGACCAAATGAGAGAAGCACTGTCCGAACGTCTGTATGCTTTCCTTCCTCTTCTAAGCCTCTTTTTTCTAGGTGGCTGCATCACAGTCGGTCCAGATTACGAGGCACCTGAAATCTCATTGCCGGATAGTTGGCAGTCGCCTTACGAGCGAAATGTTGGGGAAACAAAAGCGAACCAAGAGAGTTATTGGCTCGTTTTCAACGATTCGGTTCTCAACGAAGTGATCGAAAGAGTGGGAAAGCAGAATCGTGACCTTCGAGCGGCTCTGGCGGCGATCGACGAGGCTCGTGCTTCCCTTGGGATTGCCTCATCAGAGAGATTTCCGAGTATCGCGGTCGATGGTTCGGCTACTTTCGACCGAACGAGTGTCAATGTGTCTCCAGTCGAATCACCGATTCGTGATCGGGACGACACCACCTTTTCAATTGGGCCCAATGCATCGTGGGAAATTGATCTCTTTGGACGAGTTCGACGCAGTATTGAATCCGCATCCGCTTCGTTTGAAGCGAGTGAAGCGCAATACGCCGATCTTTTGGTGATTCTTTATGCGGAAACGGCTCAGGCCTACTTCGATTTCCGCGCAGTTCAGCAACGATTAGAGTTTGCGACTTCGAACGTTACCTCTCAGGAAAATACTCTGAATCTAACCGTAAACCGCGTGAAAGCGGGCCTGGCTCCGGAACTGGATCGAGCGCAGGCAGAGCTTAATTTGAACCGTAGTCGAGCTCTATTGCCCCAGCTGCGGGAGGCGCGGGACAACCTATTGAACGCCTTGGCTGTTTTGACAGGGGACTATCCGTGGGACCTGGCGCCTCTTCTCGGAACTGAGTATGCTGAGCAGGACTCGATTCCGATTGTCTCGGTTACAACAGTTCCAGCCGACTTGCTCAGGCAGCGCCCAGATATCCGCCAAGCGGAACGGAATCTCGCGGCTCAGACAGCGCAAATTGGTGTGGCGACTGCAGATTTGTATCCCCGCTTTTCGTTAAACGGGGTATTCACTTTTGACGCATTTGACGCGCAAGACTGGTTTAACGGAGACTCGCGGGCTTTTTCAATCGGTCCATTCATGAGTTGGAGAGTGTTTGAGTTTGGAAGACTCCGCGATCTGATCCAGGTCGAGGAGGCTCGCACGGATCAGGCTCTTGCGCAGTATGAACAAACGGTTCTAACCGCGATTCAAGAGGTTGAAGATTCTCTTTCCGGCCTTGCGAACGAGCGTCGCCGTAACGGTGATCTTCGTCGAGCCTCCGAGGCTGCTGAGGAATCGGTTCGCTTGTCGCTGGATCTTTATCGAAGCGGTCTGGTCGAATTCGATACGGTTCTGACCAGTGAGCAAGCCCTTCTCGAACTTCAGGATAGTCTCGCGGAAAGCAATGGAATCATGCGTCAGAACATCGTTCAGTTCTATCGCAGTATTGGCGGAGGCTTTGGAATAAGGTCACCAGAGGATCCAGACGATTGAGAACCAAAAAGGGCGAAAGATCAGGTTGCCACGTCGGCAATTCTGTCAGTTTTCCTTGTTCTTGGATACGATGCTCAGCCCGACGAGCCTACCAATTAAAATTGCCACGTAGATCTGCCCCATGAGGGCTTGGGCTGAGACCAGCATTCTCGCCAGCGAAGAGACTGGGGTAATGTCTCCATATCCAAGGGTAGTTTGGGTGACCGTACTAAAGTAAATGGCTAATCCTGCATTCTTACCTTCCAACACGATTCTTCCCTCTAAAGTGGATTGGAGAGCTGATGAGAAGGAAAACGCTGAAGGATCGAGCAGTGTACAGATTGAATACATAGCTGCCCAAAACACCGCCAGCATCAGGTAGGAAGAGATACCGATTAAGAGGGTATCTAAAGTCACTTCGCGAGTCTTCATCAGCAGCCGGATAAAACGGCAGAAGACAAGCCCGATGACTCCCGCCAAACCAGCGAAGTAGATGAGAGAAATCGCTTGGTTGCTGGTGATGGATGCAGAGATTTGAAGGATCGCGAGTACGCCAGCTATCGAAATGCCCAAGACCAAGGCGAGTCTTCCAGTCGTAATGATCAGGAAACTCACAAAAGAGAGCCCGACCAGTGAAATCCAAAAAAGCACGTTGGTCACCGTTTGCGAACCGGTGACCAGCTGGAGGAGGGGAGAAACAACGATCAATAAAACCTGAAACGTAAGAATCCAGCGAACGGAGTTGATGCGCCTGACCGAAAAGTCATCCTTCGAATCCACAGAGGCTGAAGTAATCTAAGGTGTATCGAGACGCCAATCCCTAAATTTCAAATGAGGGCTCTTGATTGGTTTCTGAATTCAGTTTTGCAGAGAACTATTGCATCGAGCCTATCCGGGTTGATGAAATAGAACCTTTCGCTACTATTCATGAATGCCTCTGTTGACTACTCGGACCTTCTGGCGGTTCTCCACCTTTCTCTGGTTCTCGTCATTTCGATTCGAGTGATCATGCGAAGGCCGGCTACCGGGGTGGCATTGACTTGGCTATTCGTCGTTAGCGCGATCCCGTTCGCCGGCGCCCTTTTTTACCTTCTGATCGGGGAACGGCGAATCAGCCGGAGGCGCATTCGTCGAATCGCAGAGCGTAAGGTCGACTACGAGAGTCTCGTGAGGCTCGGAATGGATCGAGACATTACGATTGTCGATTGGGGTAAACATCCCGGTGAAGCAAAGGGAATGAATCTTCTTGGAACGAACATGATTGGGTTTCCAACTGTTTCTGGAAGCAGCGGTCACTTGATTTCCGATACCGAAGAGATGCTTGATTCGATCGCCAGAGACGTGGATGCAGCCGAACACTCGGTCTTTATGGAGTTTTACATTTGGAACGAAGGGGGAAAGGCTGACAAAGTTCTCGATTCTCTCATTCGTGCGGCGAGCAGAGGAGTGGTTTGTCGTGTGTTGGTGGACTCATTGGGAGCGCGGCCTTGGTGGAAGGGCTCACAACCAGAAAAGCTGAGACAGGCGGGTGTCCATCTTGCGGAGGCCTTGCCGGTCGGGCTCTTCCGCACTTTCCTGGATCGAACCGACCTTAGGGTTCATCGAAAGATTATCGTTATCGATGGGAAGATTGCCTGGACCGGGAGCATGAATCTTGTTGATCCGAAGTATTTTAAACAGGATGCGGGAGTGGGAGAGTGGGTCGATGCTATGGCTCGAATGGAAGGGTCAGTGATTGTTCCCCTCGGTCTCACTTTGATTGGTGATTGGGTCTTGGAAACGGATGATTCGATTGAAACCCTCATTCGTGAATCCCGTCTCTCTACGGTGGAACCAAAGCCTGGGGTGGATATTCAGGTGGTTCCTTCTGGTCCGGGTGAGACGGATGACGGGTTGCTACAAATGCTACTCACTACGGTGAATTCAGCTGATCGGGAGTTGGTCCTCACGACCCCTTATTTCATTCCTGACGAGTCGTTGTTGCGTGCTATGAGGGGTGCAGCCGCACGAGGAGTAAAGGTACACCTGATCCTACCGGAAAAGGTGGACTCGGTCCTAACGAGGTATGCGAGCCGTTCTTACTACAGTGAATTGATGGAAGAAGGGATCCAGATCCATCTATACCGCGGTGGTCTCTTACACACAAAATCGATTACCGCAGATCAAAGCATAACGATGTTTGGCACTGTGAATCTCGACATGCGGAGTATCTGGATCAACTACGAGGTCGCCTTGTTCGTGTATGGGCATGCAGTTGGAGAGGAAGTGCGCGCCCTTCAACAGACTTACATCGACGACTCATTAGTTATCGATGCCGAAGAGTGGGAGACTCGGTCAATGGCTCAGCGGTTCTTTGAAAATGTTTGCCGCTTGGCAAGTCCGCTACTCTAGAGCATTTTGCGATTAGTTTGAACCATCAGGCTGAGCGGATTTTGCGCCTCAACGAGGCGGAGCGACGCGCTGCGCACTAGAAGTGCGTGAGCGTCGCTCGAACGCTGTTGGGGCCCAAAAGCAGCCAGTCCTCTGGATGGGGTTAAAATGAGAGTTCGCTGCGTTAGCTTGGTGTTCACGGGCTTCAGCCCGCTACACACCAAGCCGCCTTGCGCTGCTCTCATTTTAAATCCCACCTGACGGTTCAACCTAATCGCAAAGTGCTCTAGGCAGCTCCTCGAAGGCGCTTGTCTACCGCGCTCCAGTCGACGATGTTTTTCCACGCATTGAGGTAATCCCCTCGGCGGTTCTGATATTTCAGATAATAGGCGTGTTCCCAGACATCCACCCCAAGAAGCGGCCGAAGGGAAGGATCATCCATCCACGGTGTATCTTGATTGGGTGTCGAGACCACCACTAGCCCTCCCTCAGGATTTTTGCAGAGCCAGGACCACCCGCTACCAAAGCGTCCCAGCCCGGTAGAAACCATCTCCTCCAGGAGACCATCCACGCTACCGAACGCTCCGTCAATGGTGGCTTGCAGGGGTGAGGACGGAGTCACGCCTGGGTTCACTAAGGAATACCAAAAGAGGCAATGGTTGAGATGACCCCCTCCGTTGTTGCGAACTGCGGTCTGAATCGGAGCGGGGACCGCGTTGAGATCCGTAAGCATCTCTCCGAGGGTGAGGCTGTGGGTTGCCGGGTAGTTTTCTATCGCGGCGTTGAGCTTACGGACATAGCCAGCATGATGCTTTGTGTAATGGATCTCCATCGTGCGTGCGTCGATGTAGGGCTCCAACGCATCGTATGCGTAGGGTAGGGGTGGAAGTGCAAATGGGTAGGTCAGGGACTCGAAGTCGAGCATGGCAGGGACCCCGGAAGGTGTCTCCGAAGAATTGCCGGTTTGACCGAAAGTGCGTTTGGATAGAAGACCCGAAAAAGCGAAGGCACCCATTCCGAAGGTACTTTGCTTGAGGAATGTCCGACGACTGGAAGGAGAGCAGATTTGGGATCGTATATTCATGGGATGGATGAAAACGGACAGATCATCGGTTGGCAACTGACATCCGATTTATCCGTGGCTGTTCAAGAGTGGCTCAGAAAACCGCTTGCCTTCCCGATTGGGCTGTCTCTACTCCGAAAGAAAGCAATGGACACAGAAAAAGACCCAATTGATCTCGATCGGCTCAGCGTCTTGGCGCGCCTCTCCTTAACTCCAGAAGAAAAGGAAAAGCTGGGTCCGCAACTTTCGCGGATTGTCGGTTACGTAGAGCAGCTGAAAGAGGTCGATGTGGATGGCGTCGAGCCTATGGCCCATGCAATCCCGCTTTCCAATGTGCTTCGAGAGGACCGTGCTGAAGAATTGGACGATCGAGAAGCGTTCTTAAAAAATGCGCCAGCGAGCCGGTTGAGCCAAATTGTTGTTCCTCCTGTAATCGAATAGATGACGGACGGTAACTTAGAGGGGAAGACAGCAGTCGATCTGGCCAGTCTCCTTGACTCAGGTGAGACCTCCAGTGAGGCGATTCTAACTGCGTGTCTGAAGCGGATGGATTCGGTCGAGGGGTCGGTGAATGCTTTTCTCAGTGTCGACCGTGACGATGCGATGGCACAGGCGAAGGCGAGCGATGAAAGGCGAAGCAAAGGAGAGGTCCGTGGTCCGTTGGACGGGATTCCGATTGCCCTCAAGGACATCGTTGCCGTCACCGGACAGCCTTTGACCTGTAGCAGCCGTATTCTTGAGAATTTTGTGAGTCCTTACGACGCAACAGTCGTTCAGCGACTTAAAGAAGCAGGAGCGGTGCTCTTTGGCCGTTTGAATATGGATGAGTTTGCTATGGGTTCATCCACTGAGAATTCAGCTTTCGGTCGCACGTGTAATCCTTGGGACACTGAAAGAGTTCCTGGCGGTTCGAGTGGAGGAAGCGCGGCATGTGTTGCCGCGGGTGAATCGATTCTTTCCTTGGGAAGTGATACGGGTGGATCCATTCGTCAGCCGGCTGCGTTTTGTGGGACTGTTGGATTGAAGCCAACCTACGGACGGATCTCCCGGTATGGTCTGGTTGCGTTTGCTTCCTCTCTCGACCAGATCGGCCCCTTTACTAGGTCGGTTGAGGATGCAGCTCTTTTTCTGGATGCCGCTTGTGGTCATGACCCTAGAGACTCCACCTCCCTTCCAAATCAGGATACGGCCTTTCTTGCGGGCATGCGTGATCAGGTGGACCGCAAGTGGAAACTTGGGGTTCCCAAAGAGTTTTTTGCGGAAGGAATCAACGCTGAGGTTCAGCAGTCAGTGGAGAAAGCAATTCGCTTCTACGAGGAAGATGGTTGTGAGATCATCGAAGTCTCCCTGGCTCACTCTTCCTACGCAGTTCCTGTTTATTACATTTTGGCTACTGCTGAGGCCTCATCCAACCTAGCTCGCTACGACGGTATTCGATATGGACATCGTTCTGAAGAGTCGACCGATGGAATCGATCTGTATTTCCGGTCGCGCGGTGAGGGATTTGGAGAGGAAGTGAAGAGGCGAATCATGCTGGGTACATACGTCCTCTCCAGTGGTTATTACGACGCTTATTACCTTCGGGCTCAAAAAGTGAGATCGCTGATTCGTAAGGATTTTGACGAGGCCTTCACAAAGGTAGACTGTCTGATCGGACCAGCGACTCCTACAGTTGCCTTTCGTGCTGGGGAGAAAATGGACGATCCTCTGTCGATGTATCTGAGTGACGTGTACACGATTTCGGCGAATTTGGCGGGTCTGCCTGCGATGTCAGTTCCCTGTGGTCTGGATAGGGAGGGGTGCCCGATTGGGCTCCAGGTGATTGCACCAGTGCTTCGAGAAACTGATATGCTCGCAGTCGCCCGGAAGTTCGAAGAAGCACACGAATTTGAGGGAATGGTTGCGCCTTTGGGGAAGGAGGATCTCTGATGAACTACGAAGCAGTCATTGGTCTTGAGGTTCATGTCCAGTTGAAGACGGAGTCCAAGATGTTCACCAGCGTTCCGTACCGGTTCGGAGAGGAACCGAATCGTCTGATTGATCCGGTGGTTATGGCACTTCCAGGTAGCCTACCGGTTATTAACCGGGAAGCGGTAGCGAAGACCGTGAAGGTTGGAATGATGCTGGGGTGTGATATCGCGGAGACCTGTAAGTGGGACCGGAAAAACTACTTTTATCCCGATTCTCCAAAGAACTATCAGATTTCCCAATATGACCAGCCGCTGTGTTTGAACGGGCAGGTTGAAATCGAGGTGGCGGGAGCTTCGAGGTCGGAGGAGGGACCTCATCGGTGGGTTCGGTTGACCCGTATTCACCTTGAGGAAGATGTCGGTAAACTCACTCATTTCGAGCGAGATAGTCTGGTTGACTACAACCGTGCCGGAACACCCTTGATCGAGATTGTAACGGAACCGGACATTTACTCTGCAGAGGAGGCTTTTGCGTTTTTGACAGCGTTGCGGAGGCAACTTGTTTACGCTGGGATCTCCGATTGCGACATGGAGAAAGGGCAGTTGCGGTGCGATGCAAACATCAGCATCCGACCCGTTCGAGAGACCACTCTGGGGACCAAGGTGGAATTGAAGAATCTGAACAGCATCAGCGGTGTGAAAAATGGGGTTGCCTATGAGATTGCACGGCAAAAGCGGGTTTTGTCGGAAGGCGGAGAGTTGATACAGGAAACCCGCAGGTGGGATGCAGACAGAGGAATGACGACTGGGATGCGAACCAAAGAGGAGTCTCACGACTACCGCTACTTTCCAGACCCAGATCTAATGCCCGTGTCTGTGGATTCCGATTGGAAGTCAGAATTGGCGTCCGAGCTTCCAGAATCGCCCTTCGACCGGCAAAGGCGTTACCAGGAGGAACTCGGACTCCCGTATTCGAGCGCATCCGTTCTCGTTTCCGAGCGGGAACTTGCCGATTTTTTCGAACTAGCGGTCAGTGAGGGGGGAAGCCCGATTTTGCTGGCTAACTTTATTGCCAATGATCTGCAGCGAGAGTTTGCAGAGGGAGAGGGTAGCCTTGGTGACTCTTTGGTGACTCCGGCTAGTCTGTCTGAACTGGTCAATTTGGTGGAGGAGAATGTCATTTCCAACCAGATCGCAAGGGAAGTATTGACAGAGATGCTGAAGAGCGGCGCAAGCCCCCGTGCAATCGTGAGGGAAAAGGGCTTGGAACAGTCTTCGGATGAGGGTGAGTTGGAGTCTCTTTGCCGGGAGGCAATTGCAGCGAATGAGAAAGCGGTTTCTCAATACCTGGAGGGAAATGCCAAGGCGATAAACGCAGTAAAGGGATTTGTCATGAAAGCCACGAAGGGAAAAGCAAACCCCAAGGTGGTGAATGATGTGATCGAGCGGTTGTTGAAAGAATAGACGAGAATTTTGTGTGAGGTCGTTGACCTTGCCGGTTTGGATTCTAAGCTGCCGGGTCGGCGGGCAGAGTTGCACCCCCGGCCTCACCTTATGAATTCCGTAAGCCTTATCTACCCGCACCAATTGTTCTCGGACCATCCTGCTCTCGATTCATCGATCCCCGCTTTCCTAATTGAAGATCCTTTGCTCTTTGGGACCGATCAGCACCAACCTCTCAATGTTCACAAGCAGAGGTTGGTCTTTCATCGGGCCAGCATGAAAGCGTTCGCTGCGGAGATGAGCAGGCGAG from Verrucomicrobiota bacterium encodes:
- a CDS encoding TetR/AcrR family transcriptional regulator, whose protein sequence is MNQRQKQRIDTQEKILLAALETFATVGFSEASSYKIARKANIQQGLLTYHFPNKEILWKAVTEHLFSRVRAEVPDCLDHQGNSSADRARRWIGHFVRFAARNPVLMRFMIENNVSHDERLDWIVPRYVQPGFEVFCRHFPKIDASEQPHAFYIFLGASSAIFASRLEFEKLCGFDPTDEKRVDDHVRIMTHLMLNYSSSGTDRVAVSAASFEDLKSGKQVVPTHRRQ
- a CDS encoding efflux RND transporter periplasmic adaptor subunit; amino-acid sequence: MVSSYSSSFSRGLLVGVLGGCMVVLAGCGDAVEEQVEVPRPVRAVPVFPSAAIAGGDLPGRAEATNEVNLAFEVSGVITEIPVEKGDRVKAGDVLAKLAPRDYQNSLNSAEAERERAKAQFDRVFEASKTGAVSEQEVTNARASLDIAIADFDLAKKALEDTVLVAPFDGVIATLFADEFQRIRATETVIRLLDDSQIEFTVQLPERFLPYLSSIKRFTVTFDIFGDMPLPALIDSVGSEASEATRTYPLTLILDQPDGLQILPGMSGQANAELAFEENGNIPAGLPVPGVRIPPSALVERDGSSAVWVLDKESSTVSLEEVQTVGVSGDGVYLQFQELDGVDWIVTAGTQFLKEGQSVRLLNEE
- a CDS encoding efflux RND transporter permease subunit; this translates as MGIPKFAVEKATVTYFTSAVLFLVGIFSFFQLGQLEDPDFSLKVAYVITPYQGASPEEVEEEVTDLIETAVQEMTEVDYIESSSQAGLSIVKIEVRAEFWSDKLPQIWDTLRRKVRDVEGSLPEGSGRPIINDDVGDVYGSVLALTSDGFSDADMANYADDLRTQLLAVPGVGKVQVWGDQSEAIYIDYSRANLATLGIGEGDLFATLRGQNLVVDAGSIDIGDQRLRVETTGGIKDPADIAELIIRPSSGETEIIRLQDVGTVRRGYIEPASTRMRFNGRDAVAISVSGKPGENIVKLGARIDEKVRDLRLALPIGLELDRVHWQSDVVSDSVNSFIESFAQAVLIVLVVITLFMGWRMGIIIGTALILTITASFILMLAFGIDLQRMSLGALVIALGMMVDNAIVVADGTSARIAKGMNAKEAAIEAATLPAMPLLGATLIAVMTFYPIYASTDAAGEYCASLFSVVAIALFSSWIISITITPLQCIGMIKKPTEEELAKDPYGSKLYRTFKSILEGAIRFRFFTIAIMVALLVSALFSFTYVKQLFFPESSMEKFMVDLWAIEGSSLAAHSEEIRSLEAFLLEDDRVEDVVTFIGEGPPRFYLPVSPELSYASYAQLIVNVADASDIPELISKVNEEGSILLPGSLVAPRAYGVGPDTTYKFEMRITGPSNADPGELRDAAAKVEDVLLTSPLLAYVTTDWRQRTPVIQPAFDQSRGRFAQVSREDVSNLIKQVFDGSTVGVYREDDDVLPIILRNENSERTGFTNVEVLQLAANETRGPLPLAQVVNGTEISWEDPLIWRRDRLRTITVQANPIAGVTFAELMATVQSELDAIEFPSGYVVEMGGEQESNEKAQKSLIPGVVPAFLIVILTLVLLFNALRPPVLILLIVPFAIIGVSYGLLLSGAAFGFVALLGAMSLCGMIIKNAIVLIDEINLIKSEGKNAYDATIGAALSRLRPVALAAATTVLGVIPLLTDVFWVGLSVTIMAGLSFGTIVTMILLPTFYCTFYNARAETK